The proteins below are encoded in one region of Streptomyces spinoverrucosus:
- a CDS encoding ABC transporter permease, whose protein sequence is MTTLRDRVRRFSRSTTMTLLCVVVAGYVGLGIASSGSFFEGSSLRTFLQYLATPILIGLAQMVALCVGQLNLAVGALGGFTACQMGVLMADHGMPAGLAVLAGVLTATLIGLLTGVFIVATRINGFIVTLGTMTILLGAQYRLAGTRTIDGYSATLRDFGHSAPLSIPLVFVTALAAAALLAAFMYRTIAGRRLLAAGGNPLAARLSGISTDRQIVLAHTLSGLLVGIAALIATASLPGVNRSVGGDWLLPSFAAPIIGGVALTGGSVAVLGTVLAAFVMRLIDTARAQFSLDPSWVNFLIGLVVLGTVVGGRIHQSHLEKKGRASHRTPPAPPAAALPSTGGAR, encoded by the coding sequence ATGACGACGCTCCGCGACCGGGTGCGGCGATTCAGCCGGTCCACCACGATGACCCTGCTGTGCGTGGTCGTCGCCGGCTACGTGGGCCTCGGCATCGCCTCGTCCGGCTCCTTCTTCGAGGGGTCCTCGCTCCGCACGTTCCTCCAGTACCTCGCCACGCCCATCCTCATCGGCCTGGCCCAGATGGTGGCCCTGTGCGTCGGACAGCTCAATCTCGCCGTCGGCGCGCTGGGCGGGTTCACCGCCTGCCAGATGGGCGTGCTGATGGCCGACCACGGGATGCCCGCCGGCCTCGCCGTCCTGGCAGGCGTCCTCACCGCCACCCTGATCGGGCTGCTCACCGGCGTGTTCATCGTCGCCACGCGCATCAACGGCTTCATCGTCACCCTCGGCACGATGACGATCCTGCTCGGGGCGCAGTACCGGCTCGCCGGCACCCGCACGATCGACGGATACTCGGCGACGCTGCGCGACTTCGGCCACTCGGCGCCGCTGAGCATCCCCCTCGTCTTCGTCACCGCGCTCGCCGCGGCCGCGCTGCTCGCCGCCTTCATGTACCGCACCATCGCCGGCCGGCGCCTGCTCGCCGCCGGCGGAAACCCGCTCGCGGCCCGGCTGTCGGGCATCTCCACCGACCGGCAGATCGTGCTCGCCCACACCCTGTCCGGCCTGCTCGTCGGCATCGCGGCACTGATCGCGACCGCCTCGCTGCCCGGCGTCAACCGCAGCGTCGGCGGAGACTGGCTGCTGCCCAGCTTCGCGGCTCCCATCATCGGCGGCGTCGCGCTCACCGGCGGCTCGGTCGCCGTGCTCGGCACCGTGCTCGCCGCCTTCGTGATGCGGCTCATCGACACCGCGCGGGCCCAGTTCTCCCTCGACCCGAGCTGGGTGAACTTCCTCATCGGCCTCGTCGTCCTCGGCACGGTCGTCGGCGGCCGCATCCACCAGAGCCACCTGGAGAAGAAGGGCAGGGCGTCCCATCGCACACCGCCCGCGCCGCCGGCCGCGGCCCTGCCGAGCACGGGAGGCGCCCGATGA
- a CDS encoding carbohydrate ABC transporter permease — MSSATSPGRLSRGDRLFLTLVIGLPLLALLVFVWLPALASIALSFTTWDGIDLSDIHWTGLENYAQIFTNYPPFWPAVQHNVIWLLFTALLPTPFGIFLAYQLDRKIRFTRVYQTAIFLPMVLSLAVVGFIWEIIYNPDTGLLNSVLGAAGAGGHIDWLGNPDLNLWAVLIASAWRHTGYIMILYLAGLKSVDPALREAAALDGAGGRQTFLKVIFPALKPVNVIILVVTVMESLRAFDIVYVLGGGTGSKPGMELLSLLITDNIVGEAGHIGYGSALAVILLLVSLAAIGTFLVQTFRKEDR, encoded by the coding sequence GTGTCCTCCGCGACCTCCCCCGGACGGCTGAGCCGGGGCGACCGTCTCTTCCTGACGCTCGTCATCGGACTGCCGCTGCTCGCCCTGCTCGTCTTCGTCTGGCTGCCCGCCCTCGCCTCGATCGCCCTGTCGTTCACCACCTGGGACGGCATCGACCTGTCCGACATCCACTGGACGGGCCTGGAGAACTACGCCCAGATCTTCACCAACTACCCGCCGTTCTGGCCGGCCGTCCAGCACAACGTGATCTGGCTGCTGTTCACGGCACTGCTGCCGACGCCGTTCGGGATCTTCCTGGCGTACCAGCTCGACAGGAAGATCCGGTTCACCAGGGTCTACCAGACCGCGATCTTTCTGCCGATGGTGCTGTCCCTGGCCGTGGTCGGCTTCATCTGGGAGATCATCTACAACCCCGACACCGGGCTGCTCAACAGCGTCCTCGGTGCCGCCGGGGCCGGTGGCCACATCGACTGGCTCGGCAACCCCGACCTGAACCTGTGGGCCGTACTCATCGCCTCGGCCTGGCGGCACACCGGCTACATCATGATCCTCTACCTGGCGGGGCTGAAGAGCGTCGACCCGGCCCTGCGGGAGGCCGCCGCCCTCGACGGCGCAGGCGGTCGCCAGACCTTCCTCAAGGTGATCTTCCCCGCGCTGAAGCCGGTCAACGTCATCATCCTCGTCGTCACGGTGATGGAGTCGCTGCGCGCCTTCGACATCGTCTACGTCCTCGGCGGCGGGACCGGCAGCAAACCGGGCATGGAACTGCTCTCCCTGCTGATCACCGACAACATCGTCGGCGAGGCCGGCCACATCGGCTACGGCTCCGCCCTCGCCGTGATCCTGCTGCTCGTGTCGCTCGCCGCGATCGGCACCTTCCTCGTGCAGACCTTCCGGAAGGAGGACCGGTGA
- a CDS encoding ABC transporter permease, which translates to MKAAVTPTDSDTDRPTDGARPAHRLPFWVNQRLGLLVLVVALGALFGALRPAFFDERLVLFPLLRDISTLTVVALAQMVVLSIGHMNLAVGRMAAFGALFAGFGYDRLGLPLPLGLVLCLVAGCAIGALTGWIIARTGVNSFVVTLAMDFALLGLVSLLYSALTENAAFTTRPDGLAELRSYSLADICVGPVCGSPAIPQLAQFTVLALVGLGFLYARTRMGRELLLTGANPAAAELSGIPTGRRIVLAHALSGLLAALAGFMAAVGTGTFRASIGDDFMLPSFLGAVLGGTLLTGGVVSVIGALLGTALVGVIRKGLDLLGVGLESLNIYLGWVLLLALSADRVRAVVSYRKVVRST; encoded by the coding sequence ATGAAGGCGGCCGTCACCCCCACCGACAGCGACACCGACCGCCCCACCGACGGGGCCCGCCCGGCCCACCGGCTGCCCTTCTGGGTCAACCAGCGGCTCGGACTGCTCGTGCTCGTCGTCGCGCTGGGCGCCCTGTTCGGCGCGCTACGACCCGCCTTCTTCGACGAACGGCTGGTGCTCTTCCCGCTCCTGAGGGACATCTCGACGCTCACCGTGGTGGCGCTGGCGCAGATGGTCGTGCTGTCCATCGGGCACATGAACCTCGCCGTCGGACGCATGGCCGCCTTCGGCGCCCTCTTCGCCGGCTTCGGCTACGACCGGCTCGGCCTGCCGCTGCCGCTCGGCCTCGTCCTGTGCCTCGTCGCGGGGTGCGCCATCGGGGCGCTCACCGGCTGGATCATCGCCCGCACCGGCGTGAACTCGTTCGTCGTGACGCTGGCGATGGACTTCGCCCTGCTGGGTCTGGTGTCCCTGCTGTACTCGGCCCTCACCGAGAACGCCGCGTTCACCACACGGCCGGACGGCCTGGCGGAGCTGCGTTCCTACTCGCTCGCGGACATCTGCGTCGGCCCCGTCTGCGGCTCACCCGCCATCCCACAGCTGGCCCAGTTCACCGTGCTCGCCCTGGTCGGCCTCGGCTTCCTCTACGCCCGCACCCGCATGGGCCGGGAACTGCTGCTGACCGGCGCCAACCCCGCCGCCGCCGAACTGTCGGGCATCCCCACCGGACGCCGGATCGTCCTGGCCCACGCGCTGTCCGGACTGCTCGCGGCCCTCGCCGGCTTCATGGCCGCCGTCGGCACCGGCACGTTCCGCGCCTCCATCGGCGACGACTTCATGCTCCCCTCGTTCCTCGGCGCCGTCCTCGGCGGCACCCTCCTCACCGGTGGCGTCGTCTCCGTCATCGGCGCCCTGCTCGGCACCGCCCTGGTCGGCGTCATCCGCAAGGGGCTCGACCTGCTCGGCGTCGGCCTGGAAAGTCTCAACATCTACCTCGGCTGGGTACTCCTGCTGGCCCTGTCCGCGGACCGGGTGCGCGCCGTCGTGTCCTATCGCAAGGTGGTGCGCTCCACATGA
- a CDS encoding ABC transporter substrate-binding protein, protein MTQHSSFPLAARSPGRRRVVGGLFGLSAAALAAPVLTACGGGPGGDPKTVTFGSNGADATPKKAYAAVTKAFTEDSGLTVKTNTVDHDTFQTSITSYLQGTPDDVFTWFAGYRMQYFAKKGLASPVDDVWDVIGGGFSEAAKQLSRGEDGKYYFVPLYNYPWAVFYRKSLFQDRGYEVPATWDDFIALAKRMKKDGLSPVTAGYGGGDSWSVLGAFDYLDLRANGYDFHMQLMRGEVAWTDKRAVRVLDLWRELTPYYQTGGGGRSWQDAAQSLIDKKSGMAVIGLFIGQQITDEAIREDIDFFPFPEIDSAHGLDAVEAPTDGFMLSRKPKNEDGAKKFLEFLGGARAEELYMGVDPSNLAANDQAKTDSYNALQTKSAELIGSAKHISQFADRDSDPGFISTVVLPGLVEWLGHPDDGTATLKKIESQRSRFFTS, encoded by the coding sequence ATGACGCAGCACAGCAGCTTCCCCCTGGCTGCGCGGAGCCCCGGCCGGCGCCGAGTGGTCGGCGGACTGTTCGGCCTGTCCGCGGCGGCCCTGGCCGCTCCCGTCCTCACCGCCTGCGGCGGGGGCCCGGGGGGCGACCCCAAGACGGTCACGTTCGGCTCCAACGGCGCCGACGCCACGCCCAAGAAGGCGTACGCGGCCGTGACCAAGGCGTTCACCGAGGACTCCGGCCTGACGGTGAAGACCAACACGGTCGACCACGACACCTTCCAGACGAGCATCACCAGCTATCTCCAGGGCACCCCGGACGACGTGTTCACCTGGTTCGCGGGCTACCGCATGCAGTACTTCGCGAAGAAGGGGCTCGCGAGTCCCGTCGACGACGTCTGGGACGTCATCGGCGGCGGCTTCAGCGAAGCGGCCAAGCAGCTCTCGCGCGGTGAGGACGGCAAGTACTACTTCGTCCCGCTCTACAACTACCCCTGGGCGGTGTTCTACCGTAAGAGCCTCTTCCAGGACCGCGGGTACGAAGTCCCCGCCACGTGGGACGACTTCATCGCGCTCGCCAAGCGCATGAAGAAGGACGGACTCTCCCCGGTCACCGCGGGCTACGGCGGCGGTGACAGCTGGTCCGTCCTCGGCGCCTTCGACTATCTCGACCTGCGCGCCAACGGCTACGACTTCCACATGCAGCTCATGCGCGGCGAGGTCGCCTGGACCGACAAGCGCGCCGTGCGCGTCCTCGACCTGTGGCGCGAGCTGACCCCCTACTACCAGACGGGCGGCGGCGGCCGGTCCTGGCAGGACGCCGCCCAGTCGCTCATCGACAAGAAGTCGGGCATGGCGGTCATCGGCCTGTTCATCGGCCAGCAGATCACCGACGAGGCGATACGCGAGGACATCGACTTCTTCCCCTTCCCCGAGATCGACAGTGCCCACGGCCTGGACGCCGTCGAGGCGCCCACCGACGGCTTCATGCTGAGCCGGAAGCCGAAGAACGAGGACGGCGCGAAGAAGTTCCTGGAGTTCCTGGGCGGCGCCCGGGCCGAGGAGCTGTACATGGGCGTGGACCCGAGCAACCTCGCCGCCAACGACCAGGCGAAGACCGACTCGTACAACGCCCTGCAGACCAAGTCGGCCGAACTCATCGGCTCCGCCAAGCACATCAGCCAGTTCGCCGACCGGGACAGCGACCCCGGCTTCATCTCCACCGTCGTCCTGCCCGGCCTGGTCGAGTGGCTCGGCCACCCCGACGACGGCACCGCGACCCTCAAGAAGATCGAGTCCCAGCGCTCACGCTTCTTCACCTCCTGA
- a CDS encoding substrate-binding domain-containing protein, translated as MSRRRTAMTAAITLVLLAAASSACTIKNSDEPVAAGAASGKAGGGTAELTDGSGTKVALVPGGAHPYFQPWKTAGQQAEKTLGLGDVTFDETAEWDQQKQNNLLSTLAARGYNAFGIFGVSPTDINTTFSDLKSQGFAVASLASCPAGGENAADFCLSTDVELAAYKAAKAAIEAMGGKGALVHLTGNNVDANTQLRKRGVEKAVDETGGQVTLLQTITDIDKDLQTAQKAVSDLLAAKGARIAGIVSTAYNPAVAAAEAVRESGSKAKVVAIDDDAKILSSIENGSVSATVVQNPVGQAEIGAWVLALLQTKQCTMKEPGKIVDSGSFVVTKGNVSDYDDARKAKTAELKRQFADEFLACG; from the coding sequence ATGAGCCGTCGCAGAACCGCCATGACCGCCGCCATCACCCTCGTACTCCTGGCCGCCGCTTCGTCGGCCTGCACCATCAAGAACTCGGACGAGCCGGTCGCCGCCGGCGCCGCCTCCGGAAAGGCCGGCGGCGGGACGGCCGAGCTGACCGACGGCTCCGGGACCAAGGTCGCGCTCGTCCCGGGCGGCGCCCACCCCTACTTCCAGCCCTGGAAGACGGCCGGGCAGCAGGCCGAGAAGACGCTCGGACTGGGCGACGTCACCTTCGACGAGACCGCCGAGTGGGACCAGCAGAAACAGAACAACCTGCTCTCGACGCTCGCCGCCCGCGGCTACAACGCCTTCGGCATCTTCGGGGTCTCCCCGACCGACATCAACACCACCTTCAGCGACCTCAAGTCCCAGGGCTTCGCCGTCGCGTCCTTGGCCTCCTGCCCGGCCGGCGGCGAGAACGCGGCGGACTTCTGCCTCTCCACGGACGTCGAACTCGCCGCGTACAAGGCCGCGAAGGCCGCCATCGAAGCCATGGGCGGCAAGGGCGCCCTCGTCCACCTGACCGGCAACAACGTCGACGCCAACACCCAACTGCGCAAGCGGGGAGTGGAGAAGGCGGTTGACGAGACCGGCGGCCAGGTCACCCTGCTGCAGACCATCACCGACATCGACAAGGACCTCCAGACCGCGCAGAAGGCCGTGTCCGACCTGCTCGCCGCCAAGGGCGCCCGGATCGCGGGCATCGTCTCCACCGCCTACAACCCGGCCGTCGCCGCCGCCGAGGCCGTGCGGGAGTCAGGCTCCAAGGCCAAGGTCGTGGCCATCGACGACGACGCCAAGATCCTCTCCTCGATCGAGAACGGCTCCGTCAGCGCCACCGTCGTGCAGAATCCGGTCGGCCAGGCGGAGATCGGGGCCTGGGTGCTCGCCCTGCTGCAGACCAAGCAGTGCACCATGAAGGAGCCCGGCAAGATCGTCGACTCCGGCTCCTTCGTCGTCACGAAGGGCAACGTCTCCGACTACGACGACGCGCGCAAGGCCAAGACCGCCGAGCTGAAGAGGCAGTTCGCCGACGAGTTCCTCGCCTGCGGGTGA
- a CDS encoding ROK family transcriptional regulator, translating to MQATSPPEAFPAQTPAVAQVFTTVLSHGPLTRSAVAERTGLSAAAVTKAVRPLIEAGYLVEDTDDARRALGRPANPVRVDGGRALFIGVKATGDELIGVLTDLCCRIRVARHLPLTDPAPAAVLAALTELVRELLTEAEGFGVPVLGLGLAVSGDVDRAEGIVRYSPFLEWRDVALGELANTTTGLPVTVENDVRALTVAEQWFGAGVGLSDFALVTVGAGIGCGLVVHGRVVAGAHGVAGEIGHVAIDPAGPMCRCGNRGCVEAIAADQAILARITETTGAAVTDTAHAVDLAHRGHPGVREVYAAAGEAIGRGIATVANLFGPERVIISGEGLAAYDLFAEQIRDTFAAYAFGSAAQCDVQTRPLPFEEWARGAAATAIQSFIRSDTHQQRTNGAAARA from the coding sequence ATGCAGGCGACTTCCCCTCCTGAGGCCTTCCCGGCGCAGACGCCCGCCGTCGCTCAGGTCTTCACCACGGTGCTCTCGCACGGCCCCCTGACCCGTTCCGCGGTGGCCGAGCGCACCGGGCTGTCCGCCGCGGCGGTGACCAAGGCGGTACGGCCGCTGATCGAGGCCGGGTATCTCGTGGAGGACACCGACGACGCCCGCCGCGCCCTGGGGCGGCCGGCCAATCCGGTGCGGGTCGACGGAGGCCGTGCGCTGTTCATCGGCGTCAAGGCGACCGGGGACGAACTCATCGGTGTGCTCACCGACCTGTGCTGCCGCATCCGCGTGGCCCGGCACCTGCCGCTGACGGACCCGGCCCCGGCAGCGGTACTCGCCGCGCTGACGGAACTCGTGCGGGAACTGCTCACCGAGGCCGAGGGCTTCGGTGTCCCGGTACTCGGTCTCGGCCTCGCCGTCTCCGGCGACGTGGACCGCGCCGAAGGCATCGTCCGCTACTCGCCGTTCCTTGAGTGGCGCGACGTGGCGCTCGGCGAACTCGCCAACACGACCACCGGGTTGCCGGTCACCGTGGAGAACGACGTGCGGGCCCTGACGGTCGCCGAGCAGTGGTTCGGCGCCGGTGTGGGGCTGTCCGACTTCGCGCTGGTCACCGTCGGCGCGGGCATCGGCTGCGGACTCGTGGTCCACGGGCGGGTTGTCGCCGGGGCGCACGGGGTGGCCGGCGAGATCGGGCATGTCGCCATCGATCCGGCCGGCCCGATGTGCCGGTGCGGCAACCGGGGCTGTGTGGAGGCGATCGCGGCCGACCAGGCCATCCTCGCCCGTATCACCGAGACGACGGGGGCCGCGGTCACCGACACCGCCCACGCCGTGGACCTCGCCCACCGGGGACACCCGGGAGTACGGGAGGTCTATGCCGCCGCCGGCGAGGCGATCGGCCGCGGCATCGCCACCGTCGCCAATCTGTTCGGGCCCGAGCGAGTGATCATCTCCGGGGAGGGCCTGGCCGCCTACGACCTGTTCGCCGAGCAGATCCGCGACACCTTCGCCGCGTACGCGTTCGGCTCCGCCGCGCAGTGCGACGTGCAGACCCGCCCGCTGCCCTTCGAGGAGTGGGCCCGCGGGGCAGCCGCCACCGCGATCCAGAGCTTCATCAGATCCGACACCCACCAGCAGCGCACCAACGGCGCTGCCGCGCGCGCCTAG
- a CDS encoding carbohydrate ABC transporter permease has translation MTTTVERPASRTGTGRRRPPKSGPKRPPSTIGRHVLLGGIALLWLVPLLWAVYTSLRSYEDTASNGYFSLPRSFGLDNFTDAWTQSGMPHFFWNSVLITVPAVLGTLLFSAAVAFFVSRFDFRFNLALLMLFTAGNLLPAQVLITPLYRLYLLIPLPWWMSDSMLLYDSMWGLIAIHIAYQCGFCTFVLSNYMKTIPKEITEAAQVDGAPVWRQFFQIILPLCRPAFAALATLESIWIYNDFFWPLTLVDTGDKRPITSALANLQGAYFTNPNLIAAGALMTAIPTLLVYFALQRQFISGLTIGSSKG, from the coding sequence GTGACCACCACCGTCGAGCGGCCCGCCTCCCGCACCGGGACCGGACGCCGCCGGCCGCCGAAGAGCGGACCGAAGCGCCCGCCGAGCACCATCGGACGGCACGTGCTGCTCGGCGGTATCGCCCTGCTGTGGCTCGTCCCGCTGCTGTGGGCCGTGTACACCTCGCTCAGGTCGTACGAGGACACCGCGAGCAACGGCTACTTCTCCCTGCCGCGCAGCTTCGGCCTGGACAACTTCACCGACGCCTGGACCCAGTCCGGCATGCCGCACTTCTTCTGGAACTCGGTCCTCATCACCGTCCCCGCGGTGCTCGGCACCCTGCTGTTCTCCGCGGCCGTCGCGTTCTTCGTCTCCCGCTTCGACTTCCGCTTCAACCTCGCCCTGCTGATGCTGTTCACCGCAGGCAACCTGCTGCCCGCCCAGGTGCTCATCACCCCGCTGTACCGGCTGTATCTGCTGATCCCGCTGCCGTGGTGGATGAGCGACTCGATGCTGCTGTACGACTCGATGTGGGGCCTCATCGCGATCCACATCGCGTACCAGTGCGGCTTCTGCACCTTCGTCCTCAGCAACTACATGAAGACGATCCCGAAGGAGATCACCGAGGCCGCGCAGGTCGACGGCGCCCCGGTGTGGCGGCAGTTCTTCCAGATCATCCTGCCGCTGTGCCGGCCGGCCTTCGCCGCGCTGGCCACGCTGGAGTCCATCTGGATCTACAACGACTTCTTCTGGCCGCTCACCCTCGTCGACACCGGCGACAAGCGGCCCATCACCTCCGCGCTCGCCAACCTCCAGGGCGCCTACTTCACCAACCCCAACCTGATCGCGGCCGGCGCCCTGATGACCGCGATCCCCACGCTGCTGGTCTACTTCGCGCTCCAGCGCCAGTTCATCAGCGGGCTCACCATCGGCTCGAGCAAGGGCTGA
- a CDS encoding alpha-galactosidase, with protein MPLISHSPEAGVWLLTTPRTSYALRIDETGAPGHVAWGPGLSLAEALELAVPLGEAHSSFEGRRAVGEELPADDGLHYGPPSLQVRHADGTRGFEWCLEGHEVLRPSPGAEELVLRFRDRLYPLQVALHYRVREDTDVIERRTVLRNAGGDHIDLLRADSAAWTLPPLPGYRLSHVTGQWSAETQLRREPLPYGETVLTGRRGITGHHANPWVMVDAGEADEEHGRVWSAALAWSGSWRVTVQRTPDGLAGLTTGVGHEGTVLPLGPGEEFETPVCAGLFTDGGFGATTRAWHAYIRAHVLPRADELAPVLYNSWEATGFDVAEDGQKMLAKRAAALGVELFVVDDGWFGARRSDRAGLGDWTPARDRFPHGLGPLADHVHGLGMRFGLWVEPEMVNPDSDLYREHPDWVLHLPGRPRTEMRNQLVLDFSRQEIADWAYDWLTRLVADHGVDFLKWDMNRAFGEAGRPGEPGGGDALWTRYVTNLYGVLDRLRADHPRLRIETCSGGGGRVDLGILARTDQAWTSDNTDAEDRLAIQHGFAQIYPACSMSAWVTDVPNQLTGRSVPLSFRFHVAMSGLLGIGGDLSRWTEEEVTEAAELVATYKRVRHLVQRGVLHRLRGPAGEGPTVVQYVAEDADEVLVLAWQRGPRHGAPRQPVRLRGLPPGARYRDTRTGTVHHATVLTDYGLHLNLPLGDWASKALHLVRLTPHGEGR; from the coding sequence ATGCCGCTGATCTCCCATTCCCCCGAGGCCGGGGTCTGGCTGCTCACCACCCCGCGCACGTCGTACGCCCTGCGCATCGACGAGACCGGTGCTCCCGGCCATGTCGCGTGGGGACCCGGACTGTCCCTGGCGGAGGCGCTGGAGCTCGCCGTTCCGCTGGGGGAGGCGCACAGCAGTTTCGAGGGGCGACGTGCGGTCGGCGAGGAGCTGCCGGCGGACGACGGACTTCACTACGGGCCGCCGTCGCTCCAGGTGCGCCACGCCGACGGCACCCGCGGGTTCGAGTGGTGCCTGGAGGGGCACGAGGTGCTCCGGCCGTCACCCGGCGCCGAGGAACTCGTCCTGCGGTTCCGCGACCGTCTGTACCCGCTCCAGGTGGCGCTGCACTACCGGGTACGCGAGGACACCGACGTCATCGAGCGCCGGACCGTGCTGCGCAACGCGGGCGGCGACCACATCGACCTGCTGCGCGCCGACTCCGCCGCCTGGACGCTCCCGCCGCTGCCCGGGTACCGGCTCAGCCATGTCACCGGCCAGTGGTCGGCGGAGACCCAACTGCGCCGCGAGCCGCTGCCGTACGGGGAGACCGTGCTGACCGGCCGCCGCGGCATCACCGGTCATCACGCCAACCCATGGGTCATGGTGGACGCCGGCGAGGCCGACGAGGAACACGGCCGGGTCTGGAGTGCGGCGCTGGCCTGGAGCGGCAGCTGGCGCGTCACGGTGCAGCGCACACCCGACGGACTGGCCGGTCTCACCACCGGCGTCGGACACGAGGGCACGGTCCTGCCGCTCGGTCCCGGCGAGGAGTTCGAGACGCCGGTGTGCGCCGGGCTGTTCACCGACGGCGGGTTCGGTGCCACGACCCGGGCCTGGCACGCGTACATACGCGCCCATGTGCTGCCACGGGCCGACGAGTTGGCGCCCGTGCTCTACAACTCCTGGGAGGCGACGGGCTTCGACGTCGCCGAGGACGGCCAGAAGATGCTGGCCAAGCGGGCCGCCGCCCTCGGCGTGGAACTGTTCGTCGTCGACGACGGCTGGTTCGGCGCCCGCCGCAGCGACCGCGCGGGCCTCGGCGACTGGACGCCGGCCCGCGACCGGTTCCCCCACGGACTCGGCCCGTTGGCCGACCATGTGCACGGGCTCGGCATGCGGTTCGGGCTCTGGGTCGAGCCGGAGATGGTCAATCCGGACAGCGATCTGTACCGCGAACACCCCGACTGGGTGCTGCACCTGCCCGGCCGGCCACGCACCGAGATGCGCAACCAGCTCGTCCTCGACTTCTCCCGCCAGGAGATCGCGGACTGGGCGTACGACTGGCTCACCCGGCTGGTCGCCGACCACGGCGTCGACTTCCTGAAGTGGGACATGAACCGCGCCTTCGGCGAGGCGGGCCGGCCCGGGGAGCCGGGCGGCGGCGACGCGCTGTGGACGCGGTACGTGACGAACCTTTACGGCGTCCTGGACCGGCTGCGCGCCGACCATCCGCGGCTGCGCATCGAGACGTGCAGCGGCGGTGGCGGCCGGGTCGACCTGGGCATCCTCGCCCGCACCGACCAGGCGTGGACGTCCGACAACACCGATGCCGAGGACCGGCTGGCGATCCAGCACGGCTTCGCGCAGATCTACCCGGCGTGCTCGATGTCCGCGTGGGTGACGGACGTGCCGAACCAGCTCACCGGCCGTTCCGTACCGTTGTCGTTCCGCTTCCACGTGGCGATGTCCGGCCTGCTCGGCATCGGCGGCGACCTCTCCCGCTGGACGGAGGAGGAGGTCACCGAGGCCGCCGAGCTGGTGGCCACGTACAAGCGCGTACGTCATCTGGTCCAGCGGGGCGTTCTCCACCGGCTGCGCGGGCCGGCGGGGGAGGGGCCGACCGTCGTGCAGTACGTCGCCGAGGACGCCGACGAGGTGCTGGTCCTGGCATGGCAGCGCGGACCACGCCACGGTGCCCCGCGCCAACCGGTGCGCCTGCGCGGCCTGCCCCCGGGCGCCCGCTACCGCGACACCCGCACCGGAACGGTCCACCACGCGACGGTTCTCACCGACTACGGCCTGCACTTGAACCTGCCGCTCGGCGACTGGGCCAGCAAGGCGCTGCACCTGGTGCGCCTCACGCCGCATGGCGAGGGCAGGTGA
- a CDS encoding mandelate racemase/muconate lactonizing enzyme family protein has translation MPLITNATALLADIAVETDRTDAVQSFVKQETVLVTITTADGLVGTGYAYTIGTGGSSVLALLREHLLPLLTGKDARNVEGLWQSLFAHTRATTTGAITSLALAAVDTALWDLRCRRAGEPLWRLAGGHRQEIPVYDTEGGWLHLGTEDLVKSALAAKDAGFSGVKIKVGKPHVAEDAERLRAVRAAVGPGLHIMTDANQSQSLSSAVQLAAALEPYGPYWLEEPLPADDLSGHARLARSTRIPIAVGESLYSPMQFRSYLETGGASIVQVDVARIGGITPWLKVAHLAETFNVRVCPHFLMELHVSLVAAVPNGAFVEYIPQLRAVTRTEMVLRDGHAVAPDEPGIGIDWDLDAIDDRRVA, from the coding sequence ATGCCCCTCATCACCAACGCGACGGCCCTGCTGGCCGACATCGCCGTGGAGACCGACCGCACCGACGCCGTGCAGTCGTTCGTCAAGCAGGAGACCGTCCTCGTCACCATCACCACGGCCGACGGCCTGGTGGGCACCGGCTACGCGTACACCATCGGCACCGGCGGCAGTTCGGTGCTGGCGCTGCTCCGGGAGCACCTGCTGCCCCTTCTCACCGGCAAGGACGCCCGCAACGTCGAAGGCCTCTGGCAGTCCCTGTTCGCCCACACCCGCGCCACCACCACCGGCGCCATCACCTCACTGGCGCTGGCCGCCGTGGACACCGCACTGTGGGACCTGCGCTGCAGACGCGCCGGCGAACCGCTGTGGCGGCTGGCCGGCGGACACCGCCAGGAGATACCCGTCTACGACACCGAGGGCGGCTGGCTCCACCTCGGCACCGAGGACCTGGTCAAGTCCGCGCTCGCGGCGAAGGACGCCGGGTTCTCCGGCGTCAAGATCAAGGTGGGCAAGCCGCATGTCGCCGAGGACGCCGAGCGGCTGCGCGCCGTCCGCGCGGCGGTCGGCCCCGGGCTGCACATCATGACGGACGCCAACCAGTCCCAGTCGCTGTCCTCCGCCGTACAACTCGCCGCCGCACTCGAACCGTACGGCCCGTACTGGCTGGAGGAACCCCTGCCCGCCGACGACCTCAGCGGTCATGCCCGGCTGGCCCGCTCCACCCGCATCCCGATCGCCGTCGGCGAATCCCTGTACTCACCCATGCAGTTCCGCAGTTACCTGGAGACCGGCGGCGCCTCCATCGTGCAGGTGGACGTCGCCCGGATCGGCGGCATCACCCCGTGGCTGAAGGTCGCCCACCTCGCGGAGACCTTCAACGTCCGAGTCTGCCCGCACTTCCTGATGGAACTGCACGTCAGCCTGGTCGCCGCGGTGCCCAACGGCGCGTTCGTCGAGTACATCCCGCAACTGCGCGCCGTCACCCGCACCGAGATGGTGCTGCGCGACGGCCACGCCGTGGCGCCGGACGAGCCCGGCATCGGCATCGACTGGGACCTGGACGCCATCGACGACCGGAGGGTCGCATGA